In Alosa alosa isolate M-15738 ecotype Scorff River chromosome 23, AALO_Geno_1.1, whole genome shotgun sequence, a single window of DNA contains:
- the LOC125288796 gene encoding SLIT and NTRK-like protein 1 — protein sequence MLLWIVLLKAALCVAIGNVTRDVCKEQICSCNAIEGDLHIDCEKRSFSNLHHLTGPSSQFYHLLLHGNSLSRLFPNEFANFYNAVSLHLENNGLHDIVPGAFLGLQLVKRLHINNNKIRSFKKNTFLGLDDLEYLQADFNLLRDIDPSVFRDLSKLEVLILNDNLITALPINVFQHVPITHLDLRGNRIKTLPYEGILEQIPGIVEVLLEDNPWDCDCDLVSLKEWLENIPQNALIGSVLCEAPTRLQGRDLNETSEADLCPSKNGIDSGMDAPPTQDEISDPGPSPTPFKNGGDTESETPGNRHKHENWQRNPQKTKPTAMATGTGEKDQLSNASCPHSCSCKLIGTRQGLGVNCEGRKIESVVNLKPKPIIAHELNLRDNNIHTVRKNHLKGYNSLNLLDLGGNNIKTLENGTFQNLTELRWLYMDKNYLDTLMAEMFVGLQNLEYLSLEYNDIQLIMAGSFSPMPNLRVLFLNNNLLKSLPVDVFQGVALSKISLHNNYFTYLPVPGVLDQLNSIIQIDLHGNPWDCSCKIVPFKQWAVKLGPDVIVSDLKCESPPESWARDFRRISNELLCPRMKDNISPTSLSKNSTFPVDTGTRSNNYLEPSRVSISVLVPGLLLVFVTSAFTVVGMLVFILRNRKRSKRRDGNSSASEINSLQTVCDSSAYWHSGFNADAPHRNYDCGAHSLSDK from the coding sequence TGTGAAAAGAGGAGCTTCAGCAATCTCCATCATTTGACTGGTCCGAGTTCCCAGTTTTATCATTTATTACTCCACGGGAATTCTTTGTCCAGACTTTTCCCCAATGAGTTTGCTAACTTTTACAATGCTGTCAGTTTACATTTGGAGAACAACGGCTTACACGACATTGTCCCTGGCGCCTTTCTCGGACTGCAGCTTGTCAAACGGCTgcacataaacaacaacaaaatacgGTCTTTTAAAAAGAACACGTTCCTTGGTTTAGACGACTTGGAATATCTCCAAGCTGATTTTAATCTACTGAGAGACATTGACCCATCTGTGTTCAGGGACTTAAGTAAACTTGAAGTTTTAATCCTAAATGACAACCTTATAACTGCACTTCCTATAAATGTGTTTCAACACGTACCCATCACGCACCTTGACCTACGGGGAAATCGAATAAAAACGTTGCCTTATGAAGGAATTCTAGAACAAATACCTGGCATAGTAGAGGTTTTATTGGAGGACAACCCCTGGGACTGTGACTGTGACCTGGTATCCCTAAAGGAATGGCTGGAGAATATCCCACAGAACGCTCTTATCGGGAGTGTCCTTTGCGAGGCACCAACACGACTGCAGGGAAGGGACTTAAACGAGACATCAGAGGCAGACCTGTGCCCTTCAAAGAACGGGATAGACTCGGGCATGGATGCACCTCCCACCCAAGACGAGATCTCCGATCCTGGACCCAGTCCAACGCCTTTTAAAAACGGTGGTGACACAGAATCCGAAACTCCGGGAAATAGGCATAAGCACGAAAACTGGCAGCGAAACCCACAGAAAACGAAACCCACTGCTATGGCAACGGGGACAGGGGAGAAGGACCAGCTGTCCAACGCATCCTGTCCCCACTCATGCAGCTGCAAACTGATCGGGACCAGACAAGGACTCGGGGTCAACTGCGAGGGCAGGAAAATAGAAAGCGTGGTCAATTTAAAACCGAAACCCATTATTGCGCACGAGCTGAATCTGCGTGACAACAACATTCACACTGTGAGAAAGAACCACCTCAAAGGCTACAACAGTCTCAATTTACTTGATTTGGGGGGAAACAACATAAAAACGCTAGAAAATGGCACTTTCCAAAATCTCACTGAGTTAAGGTGGCTGTACATGGACAAAAACTACCTGGATACATTAATGGCGGAAATGTTTGTGGGACTGCAGAATTTGGAATATCTCAGTTTGGAATATAATGACATTCAGCTCATCATGGCCGGCTCATTCAGTCCCATGCCGAATTTGAGGGTCCTATTTCTTAACAACAACTTGCTTAAATCTCTTCCTGTGGATGTGTTTCAAGGGGTGGCTTTGTCCAAAATCAGCCTGCACAACAATTATTTCACATATCTCCCAGTGCCTGGTGTTTTAGATCAGCTCAACTCCATTATACAAATTGATTTGCATGGAAACCCATGGGATTGCTCGTGTAAGATTGTTCCTTTCAAACAGTGGGCAGTTAAACTTGGGCCAGACGTCATTGTAAGTGATCTAAAATGCGAGTCCCCACCGGAGTCTTGGGCGCGGGATTTTCGGCGCATTAGCAATGAGCTACTGTGTCCACGGATGAAAGACAACATCtctcccacctccctctccaAGAACAGCACTTTCCCTGTAGACACGGGGACACGGTCCAACAACTATCTGGAACCCAGCAGAGTATCCATCTCTGTACTGGTGCCTGGCTTGCTGCTGGTCTTTGTCACGTCGGCATTTACTGTTGTGGGAATGCTCGTCTTTATCTTACGGAATCGTAAACGATCAAAGCGAAGAGATGGCAACTCATCGGCCTCAGAGATAAATTCTCTACAGACTGTATGCGACAGCTCAGCTTACTGGCATAGTGGATTCAACGCAGACGCACCGCATAGGAATTATGACTGTGGAGCCCACTCCCTTTCCGACAAGTAA